In Mus pahari chromosome 12, PAHARI_EIJ_v1.1, whole genome shotgun sequence, the genomic window GAATAAGGCTTGGGAGGGGACTCTGAAGTTACCCCACAGGTCAGGGTAGAAAGAAGTACCAGAATTCCTGGGTAGAGGGAATAAAGTTCTGGGGTAGCATGGAGCCAGATCTAATAGCCTGCATCTGATTTGGTTCTTCTGCTAACTTAGCAGAAAAGGGATCTGTTAAAGTCCTGGGAGGAGCATGTGCTGGGCAGGCATCTCCCAGGGAGGAACTCTACTGTTTGGGCAGTGAGCAGCACAGCTCTTTCCCAGAGCAGACTAGCAGAGGCTCTGCCCTGTCACTGCTGTCCTCTTATGACGGTGTGAGGAGAGGGAGTTGGGTGAGGCCTCATGGTAGGTTGCATGGAGCTGGGTAGGGCCAGTATCTGAACTAAACAGGTCAAGAGATGCTGGGCACAGAGACCTGGGTCTTCCCTTTAGATCATGGGCTGGCACTCCAAGCACTTTAGGGGGACTCCATAGGAGGACCTTTTGTGGGGAGTGTGTGAGAGAGCAGAGCTCCCACCCCACTGTTGGTTCATGGTCATGGCCCCAGGTGGACACGCATCCCTACTGAGCACCTGCTTCGGGgctccccacccccgccacaGCGGCGCTACGGACACACCATGGTGGCCTTTGACCGCCATCTCTATGTGTTTGGGGGTGCAGCGGACAATACACTGCCCAATGAGTTGCACTGCTATGATGTGGACTTCCAGACCTGGGAGGTTGTCCAGCCCAGCTCTGACAGTGAGGTGAGTCCTGGCGGGGTTCCCGGGGTTTCACATTGCCAAGAAGAGCAACTTGAGAACCTTCAAGGCCCTACAGCCTTCAGTTTTTCCTGCCCAAATTCCATCTTGTGGCAGTGGGCTGCTATCTGAAGAGCTCTGGAAAGCATCCTGACCACCCTCGCAGCCTTACCCATTGTCTTGTCCTTCCTCTGGAGCCCAGAGCAAGCTCTGGAAGGGATGATTGCTTATTACCTTCTTGCACCTGTTTTCTACAAGGTTGGTGGGGCTGAGATGCCTGAGCGAGCTTCCTCTTCTGAGGAGGCATCTACTTTAACCTCTGAAGAGCGGAGCAGCTTTAAGAAGTCCAGAGATGTGTTCGGCTTAGACTTTGGCACCACTTCAGCCAAGCAGCCTGTCCACCTGGCATCAGAGGTGAGTGTCAAGGACCCTTATTAAAATTCCATTATTCTCAGAAGCAGGAACTTTCACAGATAGGTAGCATAGGGCTCTTGGAAAAGCTTGCTCAGATCACACAGCAACACATGGCTCTGGGAGCCCCAGGCTTTATCCCCTGTACCCCAGTGAGGTAGGTACTCTGGACTAAGTACTCCACTAACCTGAAGCTAATGCACAAcctgccctgccctctgcctcccccaccccatgaccCCAGCTTTCCTCCACACCTGCAGGAGCACCCAGGAAACCTCTGTTCAAGTGACTGGGATCTttggcctttcttctttcatgatcACATGGAGCCATAACCTGGCCACAGCTTGGCCACAGCTGGATCCAGTGTCGGAGACTCGGTCCCATCCCATTGCTTTGTTCACTTGTCTTTCTCAGCTGCCCAGCGGGAGGCTCTTCCATGCTGCCGCTGTCATCTCTGATGCCATGTACATCTTTGGGGGCACTGTAGACAACAACATTCGCAGTGGGGAAATGTACAGGTTCCAGGTGAGTAGCTAGTGGTTCTGTGAGACCTGCTGGGGCAGGTGGGCCCAGTGAGCAGGGACAAGGATATGTAAAGGTGCACAGTGACACCTaagtctgggcatggtggcatctCTGAGCAGCCTGGTGGAGAAGGTTAGAGGTGCTGTAGGACCAGGTAGGGAAAAGGGACCCTTACTATAGTGAAGCAAGCAGAGCCTCTGTTTCAGAGAAGAATGGAAGGTCAGCTCACAGGACCAGCAAAGCAGTGGCCAATCTGGGCTCTGTGCTGGGGACTCCAGAGAAATCATAGCAGCACATTCCCAAACCTGGAGGAATTGATGCTTAGGACAGGGGGCCTGTGTCATAGTGCAGGCATGGATAAATCTATTTCAGTGGTGGGTAGGGGTGGGATAGGGTTGCTTGAATTCCTGGGTTCACGTTTATTAGAAAGAGTACAGCCTGCCTAAAGTCTAAGAGCCTCTGTCAGTGCAAGACCGTAAAGTGGTAGGCCCTCACAGTCATGGCCAGAGCAGGATGGTCCTCGGCTGGGCTCCCCTGATCCCTGGTCTGAGGGTCCCAGGGCTGGCTGGGTGTAGGCTTTTGTTGCTCACTCACTGGTTCTCCCTCTGCAGTTCTCTTGCTACCCTAAGTGCACACTGCACGAAGATTATGGGCGCCTATGGGAGGGCCGCCAGTTCTGTGATGTGGAGTTTGTGCTTGGTGAGGTAGGCGACTGACCTATACCAGCCTCACTTGCTGTATGTGCTGAGTTGAGCTTTGCCCTGGCCTGTGTTCCCTGCAGCAGGGGTCCTGTGCTTTTGCCCATGTATCATTCGTTTGTCATGCAGAAGGAAGAGTGTGTGCAAGGCCATGTTGCCATTGTCACTGCAAGGAGTCGGTGGCTTCGTAGGAAGATCGTACAGGCTCAAGAGTGGCTGGCCCAGGTCAGGTCTCCTTTAGCCCCCATGACTGGGAAGACTTGTCTACTGTCTGCAGGAGTGCCCTGAGTTCCCTTTTCCCCACAGAAGCTAGAGGAAGATGGGACCCTAGCTCTCAAGGAGGCCCCTGGCTCAGCTGTGGGCAGGGCACGGCCACCCCTGTTACGTGTGGCCATCCGTGAGGCCGAGGCCCGGCCATTTGAGGTGCTCATGCAGTTTCTCTACACAGACAAGATCAAGTACCCACGGAAAGGTCTGCCTGGGACATGGGTGATGTGCACCAAGGTGGGGCATGGGCAGCAGAGCTAGAGGTGGTGCTGCTAGGTGTGTCACAGATGTGCTTGAGGCACAAGCCAGTTACCCTTGATGATAGCAGTTGACCTGCAGTCTAGCTGCCATCTTGCAGCCCTGGCCCTCTTGTTCATGTATGGAGCCCTGGGCCCTCTTCTAGCTCCCCCCTTCTCCTGGAGCCCCTAGACTCAGGGACTTTTTGGTGCAGGCCATGTAGAAGATGTGCTGCTCATCATGGATGTGTACAAGTTGGCGCTGAGCTTCCAGCTGTGTCGCCTTGAGCAGCTGTGTCGGCAGTACATCGAAGCCTCGGTGGATCTGCAGAATGTGCTGGTTGTGTGTGAGAGTGCTGCCAGGCTACAGCTGGGCCAGCTCAAGGTACAAGCTGGGGATGCCTGCCAGACCAGGCCTTCCTGGGTAGGGTGGTGTGGGTGCCCGTGTCCCTCACTTCACACTCTGTTGCCCAGCCTGGGCCTTGGCCTGACTCCACTTTCCTGTTGTGTTTGTCTGTCCCAGGAGCATTGCCTGAACTTCATAGTGAAGGAATCCCACTTCAATCAGGTGATCATGATGAAGGAGTTTGAGCGCCTCTCATCCCCACTGATTGTAGAGATTGTTCGTCGGAAGCAGCAGCCGCCCCCTCGCACACCCTCCGATCAGCCTGTGGACATTGGTAGGGAACCTCTCTTCATGTCCTGAGTATATGGAAGTGGTGAGAGACTTAGATCCACTTACCTGCCAGGCCCTTGGGGTAAGGGTGGCTCTGTGACCCACTCGGGTGCTCCCCGGCACAGGGACTGGGAGGGACAGGGGCTTTTAATAGTAAGCTATGTGTCAGCGAGCTGAGTACCCAGGAAACCCACTCTTGAGGGTGACCCATGCATTCTCTGGCCGGCTAGTCAGACCTCACGTCTTACGGTCAGGTTCATGAGGCAGCTGCAGCCGCGCATGGCCCAGTCCTTCTTTACAGTGCACCACTGGAGATTGCTAACACCTTCACTGCCCCAGCTCACTTTGGGGCTTGTACTGACTGACCCTTGCCACTGGCATGACAGTCCAAAAGCTGGGCCTGGAGGGATGTGTAGCACGAGACTGGGAGCTGGACATACGGGGCACATGGGAGATGAGGTATTGGTGCAGCATCCCTGAGGGCCAGAACAAGGACTGCCGTTTCCAGGTgaagagaaagactgaaggaaggaatgACGGGCACTTCTGGCTTGGGGAAACTTTGAGCAGTGCAATAATACTGGAGAGGCGGTTCCCCTTGGGCCAGAAAACAAAGTTGGCCTCTTCATTCAGGGTCAAGGTGGGAGCCTTCTCAAGTTCCTTCTACTCCCAGGCACATCTTTGATCCAAGACATGAAGGCTTACCTGGAGGGAGCAGGTTCGGAGTTCTGTGACATCACACTTCTGCTAGATGGTCACCCACGGCCAGCCCACAAAGCCATCCTAGCTGCCCGTTCTAGGTACATTACAGGCCTGTGAGGGTAGGGCGGGGCCTTGGTGCTGCCTGCCTTCCCCTGAGAGCTGGGATCTGCCTCCTTGCAGCTACTTTGAGGCCATGTTTCGGTCGTTCATGCCAGAGGACGGGCAGGTGAACATCTCCATCGGGGAGATGGTTCCCAGCAGACAGGCCTTTGAGTCCATGCTACGCTACATCTACTATGGTGAAGTCAACATGCCCCCTGAGGACTCACTGCATCCTTTTACATGTTGGTGCTCCCGGGTCACCCCTGGGGAGTTGTAGACATGTCTGAGTCCTGTTGCTTTGTTGGCTTGCTGATCTTGGCTTGGCACCTAATTGTAGAGCAGTGCCAAGTGCTGACGCTGGGCCTACTGGTCTCCAAAGGTTCCAAGCAGGTGGGCAGCAGGAGAGAACACTTTCCGGCTAGCTTACAACTGTAGGGGACAAGTGGGCTAGTTACTACTGTTCAACAAACAGGAGGTGGACAAAGTgattccttgtgttttctgttAGAAGTGTTTAAACCTGAGGTGCAAGGATACCTGATGGGACCAGAGGGCTTGGAAAAGTTCTGGGAATGTGCACATGGGAATGAGAGGATTAAGGTGTTCTTTGGATCTTGAATGGGGACTTTGAGCCTGAAATGGTTCAGAACCAGTTTAGAGAGCAAGCCAGCTGGGACCCTAATTCTGGGTTCTAGCTCTGGGTTCTGGAGTTTGTGTAGTTCCCAGGAGGACAAAGGATGTGGCAGGATAGGTGGGTGCAGGTGAATACATGTCCTTTGACTTGGCAGCTCCTTAACTTCTTATCAAGCTACCTGTTTGCAGCCCCGTACTATTACGGCTTCTACAATAACCGACTGCAGGCTTACTGCAAGCAAAACCTAGAGATGAATGTCACAGTGCAGAATGTGCTGCAGGTAATGCTTAGTACCCTCAGGCTACACCTTCCTTCACGGGTGAGCTGAGCCAGGGCCTCATGGTTCTTGCCATTGCAGATTCTGGAGGCGGCTGACAAGACGCAGGCACTGGACATGAAGCGGCACTGTTTGCACATCATTGTACACCAATTCACCAAGGTCAGGCTCTGGCC contains:
- the Lztr1 gene encoding leucine-zipper-like transcriptional regulator 1 isoform X1; amino-acid sequence: MAGSGGPIGSGALTGGVRSKVAPSVDFDHSCSDSVEYLTLNFGPFETVHRWRRLPPCDEFVGARRSKHTVVAYKDAIYVFGGDNGKTMLNDLLRFDVKDCSWCRAFTTGTPPAPRYHHSAVVYGSSMFVFGGYTGDIYSNSNLKNKNDLFEYKFATGQWTEWKIEGRLPVARSAHGATVYSDKLWIFAGYDGNARLNDMWTIGLQDRELTCWEEVAQSGEIPPSCCNFPVAVCRDKMFVFSGQSGAKITNNLFQFEFKDKTWTRIPTEHLLRGSPPPPQRRYGHTMVAFDRHLYVFGGAADNTLPNELHCYDVDFQTWEVVQPSSDSEVGGAEMPERASSSEEASTLTSEERSSFKKSRDVFGLDFGTTSAKQPVHLASELPSGRLFHAAAVISDAMYIFGGTVDNNIRSGEMYRFQFSCYPKCTLHEDYGRLWEGRQFCDVEFVLGEKEECVQGHVAIVTARSRWLRRKIVQAQEWLAQKLEEDGTLALKEAPGSAVGRARPPLLRVAIREAEARPFEVLMQFLYTDKIKYPRKGHVEDVLLIMDVYKLALSFQLCRLEQLCRQYIEASVDLQNVLVVCESAARLQLGQLKEHCLNFIVKESHFNQVIMMKEFERLSSPLIVEIVRRKQQPPPRTPSDQPVDIGTSLIQDMKAYLEGAGSEFCDITLLLDGHPRPAHKAILAARSSYFEAMFRSFMPEDGQVNISIGEMVPSRQAFESMLRYIYYGEVNMPPEDSLYLFAAPYYYGFYNNRLQAYCKQNLEMNVTVQNVLQILEAADKTQALDMKRHCLHIIVHQFTKVSKLPTLRLLSQQLLLDIIDSLASHISDKQCAELGADI
- the Lztr1 gene encoding leucine-zipper-like transcriptional regulator 1 isoform X2 translates to MAGSGGPIGSGALTGGVRSKVAPSVDFDHSCSDSVEYLTLNFGPFETVHRWRRLPPCDEFVGARRSKHTVVAYKDAIYVFGGDNGKTMLNDLLRFDVKDCSWCRAFTTGTPPAPRYHHSAVVYGSSMFVFGGYTGDIYSNSNLKNKNDLFEYKFATGQWTEWKIEGRLPVARSAHGATVYSDKLWIFAGYDGNARLNDMWTIGLQDRELTCWEEVAQSGEIPPSCCNFPVAVCRDKMFVFSGQSGAKITNNLFQFEFKDKTWTRIPTEHLLRGSPPPPQRRYGHTMVAFDRHLYVFGGAADNTLPNELHCYDVDFQTWEVVQPSSDSEVGGAEMPERASSSEEASTLTSEERSSFKKSRDVFGLDFGTTSAKQPVHLASELPSGRLFHAAAVISDAMYIFGGTVDNNIRSGEMYRFQFSCYPKCTLHEDYGRLWEGRQFCDVEFVLGEKEECVQGHVAIVTARSRWLRRKIVQAQEWLAQLEEDGTLALKEAPGSAVGRARPPLLRVAIREAEARPFEVLMQFLYTDKIKYPRKGHVEDVLLIMDVYKLALSFQLCRLEQLCRQYIEASVDLQNVLVVCESAARLQLGQLKEHCLNFIVKESHFNQVIMMKEFERLSSPLIVEIVRRKQQPPPRTPSDQPVDIGTSLIQDMKAYLEGAGSEFCDITLLLDGHPRPAHKAILAARSSYFEAMFRSFMPEDGQVNISIGEMVPSRQAFESMLRYIYYGEVNMPPEDSLYLFAAPYYYGFYNNRLQAYCKQNLEMNVTVQNVLQILEAADKTQALDMKRHCLHIIVHQFTKVSKLPTLRLLSQQLLLDIIDSLASHISDKQCAELGADI
- the Lztr1 gene encoding leucine-zipper-like transcriptional regulator 1 isoform X3: MFVFGGYTGDIYSNSNLKNKNDLFEYKFATGQWTEWKIEGRLPVARSAHGATVYSDKLWIFAGYDGNARLNDMWTIGLQDRELTCWEEVAQSGEIPPSCCNFPVAVCRDKMFVFSGQSGAKITNNLFQFEFKDKTWTRIPTEHLLRGSPPPPQRRYGHTMVAFDRHLYVFGGAADNTLPNELHCYDVDFQTWEVVQPSSDSEVGGAEMPERASSSEEASTLTSEERSSFKKSRDVFGLDFGTTSAKQPVHLASELPSGRLFHAAAVISDAMYIFGGTVDNNIRSGEMYRFQFSCYPKCTLHEDYGRLWEGRQFCDVEFVLGEKEECVQGHVAIVTARSRWLRRKIVQAQEWLAQKLEEDGTLALKEAPGSAVGRARPPLLRVAIREAEARPFEVLMQFLYTDKIKYPRKGHVEDVLLIMDVYKLALSFQLCRLEQLCRQYIEASVDLQNVLVVCESAARLQLGQLKEHCLNFIVKESHFNQVIMMKEFERLSSPLIVEIVRRKQQPPPRTPSDQPVDIGTSLIQDMKAYLEGAGSEFCDITLLLDGHPRPAHKAILAARSSYFEAMFRSFMPEDGQVNISIGEMVPSRQAFESMLRYIYYGEVNMPPEDSLYLFAAPYYYGFYNNRLQAYCKQNLEMNVTVQNVLQILEAADKTQALDMKRHCLHIIVHQFTKVSKLPTLRLLSQQLLLDIIDSLASHISDKQCAELGADI